A single region of the Sorghum bicolor cultivar BTx623 chromosome 7, Sorghum_bicolor_NCBIv3, whole genome shotgun sequence genome encodes:
- the LOC110436960 gene encoding uncharacterized protein LOC110436960 — MAAMVNSVKQTMIMSLRKFKQAKPMWSYLKDRYVQESGARQHTLMRQLHVIEQKDMSIDEYYSAFDRLMGSLISMVPQCIAGQNYTALSFIEQFLTYRFVMGVKAEFDSIRTRLLHTSSTLTMAKALSELLAEETRLQALSTVPNPHSVLAASHQRTTALKEPCKHCGRTNHSLDNCFAKHPEKLADFRARHAARGRGTSSTPRGSASGTVSVAASSTVGTPSSWVLDSGASFHVTSDQSQLVACKPVTDGTSIQTGDGTSCHITHQGSLCNNYFSVPNVSYVPQLSMNLLSVGQVTDQTFFVGFDDSSCFIQDRRSGKVIGTGHRRKGWSTI; from the exons ATGGCTGCTATGGTTAACAGTGTTAAACAAACCATGATTATGAGCCTGCGCAAGTTTAAGCAAGCCAAACCTATGTGGTCTTATCTGAAGGACCGCTATGTCCAGGAGAGTGGTGCTCGTCAACATACTCTTATGCGGCAGCTTCATGTTATTGAACAGAAAGACATGTCCATTGATGAGTATTATTCTGCCTTTGATCGTTTGATGGGTTCTTTGATTTCCATGGTGCCTCAGTGTATAGCAGGTCAGAACTATACAGCACTCTCATTTATTGAGCAGTTCCTTACCTACAGATTTGTCATGGGAGTGAAGGCAGAGTTTGATTCTATCCGTACCAGATTACTTCATACTTCCTCTACTCTGACCATGGCAAAGGCATTGTCTGAACTGCTTGCTGAAGAGACACGTCTTCAGGCTCTGTCTACTGTGCCTAACCCTCACAGTGTGTTGGCAGCTTCTCATCAGCGGACTACTGCATTAAAAGAACCCTGTAAGCATTGTGGAAGGACTAATCATAGTTTAGATAATTGTTTTGCTAAGCATCCAGAGAAGCTGGCTGACTTTCGTGCTCGTCATGCTGCTCGTGGTCGTggtacttcttccactcctagaGGTTCAGCTAGTGGCACTGTTTCTGTGGCTGCTTCCTCGACTGTTGGTACTCCCTCGTCCTGGGTGCTTGATTCTGGAGCCTCCTTTCACGTGACATCTGATCAGTCCCAGTTGGTTGCATGCAAGCCGGTCACTGATGGCACTTCCATTCAGACAGGTGACGGTACTTCTTGTCATATTACTCATCAGGGTTCACTTTGCAATAATTATTTTTCTGTACCAAATGTTTCCTATGTACCTCAGTTGTCTATGAATCTTCTGTCAGTTGGTCAAGTTACCGACCAGACATTTTTTGTTGGCTTTGATGACTCATCTTGTTTTATTCAGGACCGTCGCAGCGGGAAAGTGATTGGGACTGGCCATCGCCGTAAAG GTTGGTCCACGATATAA